Genomic window (Thermodesulfobacteriota bacterium):
GTCTAGTTAACTCTTAGTAGACATTTTCATGTTATTAAAAGGAGGGAAAACCCCCATGGTGGAAAAATTAAAGAAGATATGGATGGATGGGAGATTTGTTGATTGGGACGATGCCAAAATACATATTTTAACCCATACTTTACATTACGGCTTAGGGGCATTTGAAGGCATCAGATGTTACCTGTGCGATGATGGAAGCTCTGCAATCTTCAAATTAAAAGAACACATAGACCGTTTTTTCAACTCTGCCCATATTGGACAGATTGATATTCCTTTTAGCAAGGAAGAGATAACCAATGCGATTATAGAGACCATCAAGATCAATGGCTTAAAAGAGAGCTACATCAGGCCTATTGTATTTATCGGTGACGGGGCTATGGGTATCCATCCACAAAACAATCCTATAAGGGTTGCTATTGCTGTCTGGCAATGGGGGGCTTATTTGGGTGATGACGGGCTGAAGAACGGAATCAGGGTTAAAACCTCATCGTTTACCCGTCATCATGTTAATATTATGATGACCAAGGCAAAGATATGCGGAAATTATGTAAATTCGGTCTTGGCAAAAAGAGAAGTTACGCAGGATGGTTATGATGAAGCGGTCATCCTGGACCCTGAGGGGTACGTCTGTGAAGCTACAGGTGAAAATATCTTTATCATCCAGAAGGGGGATTTGAAGACCCCACCCCTTACATCCGTGCTGCCTGGAATCACAAGGGCATCAGTTATATCTATTGCTTTGGATAGAGGAATAAGAGTGATTGAGGAGAGGTTTACCCGAGACGAGCTGTATGTCGCTGATGAGGCATTCTTCACTGGAACAGCGGCAGAAATTACTCCCATAAGAGAGGTTGATAATAGAAGCATCGGTAACGGTAAGCCTGGTGAAATTACCCAAAGCCTTCAGAATATATTCTTCGATATAATACGCGGGAAACAGGAGAAATATAAGAAGTGGCTGACGTATATTTGACATATTAGCTCAACAATGCATTGCAATGGAGACGTTGGATTTCAAAGGATATTTTTTAGACAGAAGGATTCCTTCTCTATGCCTCTTTATAGAACCGATGCTATCGTTATTCGTTCCATGGATTTTAGCGAGTCCGATAAGATTGTAACCTTCTTTACCCGAGATTTTGGAAAATTGAGAGGTATTGCAAAAGGAGCGAAAAAGAGCAAAAAGAGGTTTAGCAATACTCTTGAATTGTTTTCCTATATCAGCCTTCTTTTCTTTCAAAAAGAAAACCTGGAATTGGCAAGGATAAACAATTGCAGCATTATTAAAACACACATGGAAATTTATAAAGATATCGAAAAGATGGCATATGGAAGCTACTTTATTGAGTTGATTAATGAATTAGTTGGTGAGAGAGAAAAAAATAATGAGGTTTTTAATCTCCTTGTTGATTCATTGTCCCTGGTTAACGGTCACAAATTTGGTGAAGAAATTGCGAGAATATTTGAGATCCGCCTCCTTTCTCTTGTTGGCTACCAACCTCAATTACAGGGGTGCCTGACATGTAGACATAGACTTTCTGACGGCGAGACGTTCTGGTTCAGTCCAGTTAAAGGAGGGATAGTTTGTAATAGGTGTTCACCTGGGCAGGGAAACCTATCTCCCATATCTCCAGGAACCTTGAAGATACTGCTTTTAGCCAGAGATATGGACTTCAGAAAAATTCATCGGCTGATATTTTCAAAGCAGGCGTTAATGGAAAGTAAAGAGGCCATCACCAATTTCATACAGTACCAAATGGGAAAAGAACCTAATTCTATGAAATTTTTAAAGAAAATCCATGGATTAGGTTAGCTTGAGAGAGCAAAGCTCAGGAAGAAGATATGATTAGCTATAATAAGTTTAAGGATAGAAAGAAATGCCAGTTCAAACTAAGTCCTTTACTATAAAGAACAAACTGGGTATCCATGTTCGGCCTGCAACTCAGCTTGTTAAAACGGCAAATAGATTTGTTTCAGATATTAGCATTAAAAAAGATGGGCTGGAGATTGATGGCAAGGGTATAATGGGAATATTAATGCTAGCTGCTTCACAGGGAAGCGAGATTGTTATAAAAGCTGAAGGCAGAGATGCCAGAGAAGCTATAGAGGAACTGGGCCGTCTAATAGAGGAAAGATTTGGAGAAGAATAGGGATGGAACTTAAAAGGAAAGAAGACTATGTGATAAAGGGTATCGGAGGATCTCCTGGAATAGTTATTGGGAAGGCTCAACCAATTGAGCGGGATAGGATAGATATATTTGCATATCGACTTATTGATGAAGCTGAGGTACCGGGAGAGGAGAGGCGTTTTAAAATTGCTGTTGAAGAGTCAAAAGAGCAGTGTTTAAAGGTAAAGGATAATATCCTCAGTCAGGATGCCAAAGAGGTGGTTTACATTATCGACGCACAGCTTATGATACTTGAAGACAGAATGCTTATTGACGAAACTATAA
Coding sequences:
- a CDS encoding branched-chain amino acid transaminase — translated: MVEKLKKIWMDGRFVDWDDAKIHILTHTLHYGLGAFEGIRCYLCDDGSSAIFKLKEHIDRFFNSAHIGQIDIPFSKEEITNAIIETIKINGLKESYIRPIVFIGDGAMGIHPQNNPIRVAIAVWQWGAYLGDDGLKNGIRVKTSSFTRHHVNIMMTKAKICGNYVNSVLAKREVTQDGYDEAVILDPEGYVCEATGENIFIIQKGDLKTPPLTSVLPGITRASVISIALDRGIRVIEERFTRDELYVADEAFFTGTAAEITPIREVDNRSIGNGKPGEITQSLQNIFFDIIRGKQEKYKKWLTYI
- the recO gene encoding DNA repair protein RecO; protein product: MPLYRTDAIVIRSMDFSESDKIVTFFTRDFGKLRGIAKGAKKSKKRFSNTLELFSYISLLFFQKENLELARINNCSIIKTHMEIYKDIEKMAYGSYFIELINELVGEREKNNEVFNLLVDSLSLVNGHKFGEEIARIFEIRLLSLVGYQPQLQGCLTCRHRLSDGETFWFSPVKGGIVCNRCSPGQGNLSPISPGTLKILLLARDMDFRKIHRLIFSKQALMESKEAITNFIQYQMGKEPNSMKFLKKIHGLG
- a CDS encoding HPr family phosphocarrier protein, which produces MPVQTKSFTIKNKLGIHVRPATQLVKTANRFVSDISIKKDGLEIDGKGIMGILMLAASQGSEIVIKAEGRDAREAIEELGRLIEERFGEE